CGCGCTACGTAGGCCCCGAGGTGCCTAGCGAAGTGCTTATCTGGCAAGACCCCATTCCGGCGGCTGACTACGCCCTGATTGACGAGCAGGACAGCAACACCCTGAAAGACCGGCTGCTCGCCTGCGGTCTCACCGGCGCGCAGCTTATCCGCACGGCCTGGGCTTCGGCCTCCACGTTTCGCGGCTCCGACAAGCGCGGCGGCGCCAACGGCGGCCGCATTCGGCTAGCTCCCCAGAAATTCTGGGATGCCAACAACCCGGCCGAGCTGAGCAAAGTGCTCGACGTGCTCGAAGGTATCAAAAACGAGTTTAACGCCGCGCAAACCGGCGGTAAGCAAGTATCGCTGGCCGACCTGATTGTGCTAGGCGGCGCCGTGGCCATCGAGCAGGCGGCCAAAGACGGCGGCTACGACGTGCAGGTGCCCTTCCACCCCGGCCGCACCGACGCTTCGCACGAGCAAACCGACGTGCAGTCGTTTGCCGCGCTGGAACCCCACGCCGACGGCTTCCGCAACTACCTGCGCGCCAACCACGAAGCCTCGCCCGAGGCCATGCTCATCGACCGCGCCCAGCTCCTGACCCTCACGGCCCCTGAAATGACGGTGCTGGTGGGTGGCCTGCGCGTGCTGGACGCCAACTACGACGGCTCGAAAAACGGCGTGTTCACCGACCGCCCCGGCGTGCTCTCGAACGACTTCTTCCTGAACCTGCTCGACATGGGCACCACCTGGAAGGCTACCTCGGAAGCCGACACGCACTTCGAAGGCCGCGACCGCAAAACCAACGTAGTGAAGTGGACCGGCACCCGCGTGGACCTCATTTTCGGCTCGAACTCGGAGCTGCGCGCCATCTCCGAAGTGTACGGCACCCACCAGGCCGGCGCGAAATTCGTGCGCGACTTCGTAGCCGCCTGGGCCAAAGTGATGGACGCCGACCGGTTTGATTTGGTAAAAAAGTAAGCGTAGGCTAGCGGGCAGTTTCTTGCTGGCTAGATTATAAAAAACGCCGCCCTGGCAACGGGGCGGCGTTTTTTATGCAGCTATCGCTAGCTTTGGTCGTGTTTGCACTAGGTTGTACGGACAATTATCTTTGCGTTCGTGAGCAATCTGGATGAAATCAGTGACCGTGCTTGGACCGCTTTGGCCCCACATTTATCGGGCAAAGCGGGCGACGTGGGCCGAACAGGCGTCGATAACCGACTCTTTCTCAACGCCGTGTTCTGGGTGGCGCGCCACGGCTGCGCCTGGCGTGCACTGCCGGCCCGCTTTGGCAAACACGACACGTTGCGCAAACGCAGCCGGCGCTGGGCCCAAAAAGGCATTTGGCAACGCTTGTTCGAAGCCGTGCAGGAACCAGACCTGGATTGGGTGATGCTTGATTCGACCGTGGTGCGGGCCCACGCGCAGGCGGCGGGCAGCCGAAAAAAAGCCGCGTCGGCGACGAAGCCCTCGGCCGCAGCCGCGGCGGGCTGACGACCAAAATCCACGCCCTCGTCGACGCGCTGGGTAACCCGTTGCGCGTGGTGCTCGGTCCCGGCCAGCAAGCCGATTGTCGACGCGTAGCGGAACTGCTGCCGGCCGCTGAGGGTACCAGCAACGTGCTGGCAGACAAAGCCTACGATACGGACGCCGTACTCGCCAGCGTGGCCGCCCTCGGTGCCCAAGCGGTGATTCCCAGCAAAAAGAACCGCCTCGTCCAACGCGTGATTGACCGAAATCTGTACCGCGACCGCAACAAAGTCGAGCGCTTTTTTAGTCGCCTCAAGCAGTTTCGCCGGCTGGCCACGCGCTATGATAAAACGGCCAGCAGCTTCTTAGGAATGGTGCATTTCATCTCAGCACTCTTGTGGCTTCGCTAATTGTCCGTGCAACCTAGTTCTTTTTCTATTCTTTAGCATTGTTCTTGCTGCTACGTTAGCGTTTAAAGCATTAGTTGCTCGCCACATTGGCAATGATGTAATGCGCATCGTAGCGATAGGCTTATTCTTTATCGCAGTGCTAATTGGAGGAGCTTGGGTGAGTATGAATTAACTCTTCGCGGCTATTTTTTACACTCCGACCACGACGCACGCTAGTAACGGCAGCTATTATTTCACCCAGCAAGAATACGGTTTTGTTACGATGACGTCGAGCGGCTACAACCTGACGTTTTACCGGCAACGGCCATTCTGGCTTGACCAAGAAATAGGCAAGGTGCAACTGGAGTGCGCAGGCAGTGAAGCTGTGCAAGCCACGCTTGCGCCAGCGCGCAACGGCTACTTCCGGCTGCGCATCGCCGCCGATAACCAAGAGCGGTTAGACACGACCCTCAGGTCTGGGGTGTTATTTAATTTTCGGCGCACCTTTGAGAATCATACCCTTGACTTTTCCAAGCGTCACTAGCTCACCCCATGCACAAAACCCGCCTCGAAGCGTTTAGCGACGGTGTGCTCGCCATTATCCTCACCATTATGGTGCTGGAGTTGAAGGTGCCGCACGGCGACAACCTGGCGGCGCTGCGGCCGCTGCTGCCCGTGTTTCTGAGCTACGTGCTGAGCTTTGTGTACGTCGGCATTTACTGGAATAATCACCACCACCTACTCAGCAGCGCCCGGCAAATTAGTGGGGGCGTGCTGTGGGCCAACCTACACCTACTGTTCTGGCTGTCGCTCACGCCGTTTGCCACCGGCTGGATGGGCGAAAATCACTTTGCCCCGGCCACGCTGGCCGTGTATGGCGGGGTGCTGCTAGGGTCGGCCATCGCGTATTTTGTGCTGCAAAACTGCCTTATCGCCGTTAATGGCGGCCCCGCCTCGCCGCTGGCCCACGCCGTGGGGCACGACTGGAAAGGCAAGCTTTCGCCGGTACTTTACCTGGTGGGCATCGTGAGCAGCTTCTGGCTGCCGTGGCTGGCGGGCGCGGCCTACGTGGGCGTGGCGCTGCTCTGGCTGGTGCCCGACCCACGTATTGAGCGCACATTAGCGCGGGAAAAACCAGAATAGGCGCGGTGCAGCGTGACGTGGCTAGCAGTACCTTGGGGCACCGTTAGCGCCCTGGGTTGGGCGCGGCGCTTATTACTCGCATGTCTTTGATTTATCGCGCCGCCGGCGCTATTAGCCTGTTGGGTTTGGCGCTGGCCGGCTGCCAGTCGGCCAAGCCCACCGCTACCCTAGCCACTGCGCCGCCCCCCCGGCCGCGGCCCCTACCCCCCCTGCACCGGCCGATGCCATCACGGCGGCCGATATCAGCGGCTATCTGCAAGCCGTATCGTCGGATGAGATGCTAGGCCGCAAGCCATTTACGGCGGGCGAGGAGCGCGTTACTGACTACTTGGCGGCGCAGTTTAAAACGCTAGGATTGTTACCAGTACCCGAGAGCCTTGATAGCAATATTCTTCGGGAGCAGGTTAAAGTCAGCTATTTCCAGCCGGTGCCGATGGTGGAAATCAGCGTCAACCCCGCGACTACCATGCAGATTTTAGGCAAAGGCCAAAAGCTGAGCCTGAATTATAAAGCCGACTACGTGGTATTCAGCCAGCGCGAGCAGCCCACGGTTGCGGTGCAAAACTCGCCGTTGGTATTTGCCGGCTACGGCGTGGTGGCGCCCGAATACGGCTGGGACGACTACGCCGGCCTCGACGTGAAGGGCAAAACCGTGGTGGTGCTCGTGAACGACCCCGGCAACGCCGGCCAGGACACCACGATGTTCAAGGGCAAGGCCATGACCTATTACGGCCGCTGGACCTACAAATACCAGGAAGCCGCCCGCCACGGCGCCGCCGGCCTGCTCATCGTGCACGACACCCAACCGGCCGCCTACCCCTGGAGCGTGGTGCTCAGCGGCGCGCTCGGTCCCAAGCTGCGCCCCCAAACCGCCGACCACGGCGCCAGCAAGTGCGCCCTCGAAGGCTGGCTGACCTTGGACGCGGCCAAACGCCTCTTCGCCGCCGCCGGCCAGAACTACGACGCCCTCTACGCCGCCGCCAACCGGCGCGGCTTTCGCGCCCGCCCGCTAGGCCTCACCCTCAGCACCAGCCTGCGGCAGAAGCTGCGCAGCCAGACTTCCAAAAACGTGCTGGCCGTGCTGCCCGGCACTAC
The genomic region above belongs to Hymenobacter sp. BRD128 and contains:
- a CDS encoding M28 family metallopeptidase, whose translation is MLGRKPFTAGEERVTDYLAAQFKTLGLLPVPESLDSNILREQVKVSYFQPVPMVEISVNPATTMQILGKGQKLSLNYKADYVVFSQREQPTVAVQNSPLVFAGYGVVAPEYGWDDYAGLDVKGKTVVVLVNDPGNAGQDTTMFKGKAMTYYGRWTYKYQEAARHGAAGLLIVHDTQPAAYPWSVVLSGALGPKLRPQTADHGASKCALEGWLTLDAAKRLFAAAGQNYDALYAAANRRGFRARPLGLTLSTSLRQKLRSQTSKNVLAVLPGTTNAGEYVIYSAHWDHFGVGKVIAGDSIYNGAVDDGTGLAALLSIAKAFKNAPEKPARSIVFLAVTGEEQGLLGSNYYAQHPAFPLAKTVADLNMDMLWPYGRMKDLTVIGYGQSELEDYARAAAREQDRYLLPDQTPETGMFYRSDHFSFAHVGVPSLYASGGFESRSQGKEYIAEKRRAYTTTMYHKPADQFDPGWDLSGVAQDAQLYFRVGQRLAGETTFPQWRAGSEFKSARSK
- a CDS encoding TMEM175 family protein; this translates as MHKTRLEAFSDGVLAIILTIMVLELKVPHGDNLAALRPLLPVFLSYVLSFVYVGIYWNNHHHLLSSARQISGGVLWANLHLLFWLSLTPFATGWMGENHFAPATLAVYGGVLLGSAIAYFVLQNCLIAVNGGPASPLAHAVGHDWKGKLSPVLYLVGIVSSFWLPWLAGAAYVGVALLWLVPDPRIERTLAREKPE